Proteins encoded within one genomic window of Mycolicibacterium aubagnense:
- a CDS encoding PadR family transcriptional regulator — translation MALPHAILVALCEQAGSGYELANRFDRSIGYFWAATHQQIYKTLRAMDADRWVTVEVVSQHGRPDKKVYSVTDTGRAELERWIAEPLTGRGSSVTDARTRELAVKLRGAAYGSTESTDALHAQIHALRAERAALLDTYFGYEKRQFPDPSTLTGSALHQYLVLRGGIRAEQGSVDWLDEVLLALRGNR, via the coding sequence GTGGCCCTCCCCCACGCGATCCTGGTGGCGCTCTGCGAACAAGCCGGTTCTGGTTATGAATTGGCGAACCGGTTCGACCGGTCGATCGGCTATTTCTGGGCCGCCACCCACCAGCAGATTTACAAGACGCTGCGGGCCATGGACGCCGACCGCTGGGTCACCGTCGAAGTCGTCTCGCAGCACGGGCGGCCGGACAAAAAGGTCTACTCGGTGACGGACACCGGCCGGGCCGAACTCGAGCGCTGGATCGCCGAACCGCTCACCGGCCGCGGCAGTTCCGTCACCGACGCACGCACTCGCGAACTCGCGGTGAAGCTACGCGGGGCGGCGTACGGATCCACGGAGAGCACCGACGCCCTGCACGCGCAGATTCACGCACTGCGCGCTGAACGCGCCGCCCTGCTCGACACCTACTTCGGCTACGAGAAACGTCAGTTCCCCGATCCATCCACGCTCACCGGCAGCGCGCTGCACCAATACCTGGTGCTGCGCGGCGGTATCCGCGCCGAGCAGGGATCGGTGGACTGGTTGGACGAAGTTCTGCTGGCATTGAGAGGAAACCGATGA
- the fdxA gene encoding ferredoxin: MTYVIAEPCVDVKDKACIEECPVDCIYEGARMLYIHPDECVDCGACEPVCPVEAIYYEDDVPDQWSGYTQSNADFFAELGSPGGASKVGQTDNDPQAVKDLAPQGE, translated from the coding sequence GTGACGTACGTCATTGCCGAACCCTGCGTCGACGTCAAAGACAAGGCATGTATCGAAGAATGCCCGGTCGATTGCATCTACGAGGGTGCACGCATGCTGTACATCCACCCCGATGAGTGCGTGGACTGCGGCGCTTGTGAGCCCGTCTGCCCCGTCGAGGCCATCTACTACGAGGACGACGTCCCCGACCAGTGGAGCGGATACACCCAGAGCAACGCCGACTTCTTCGCCGAGCTCGGCTCGCCGGGTGGTGCGTCGAAGGTCGGCCAGACCGACAACGACCCGCAGGCGGTCAAGGATCTCGCGCCGCAGGGCGAGTGA
- the dapC gene encoding succinyldiaminopimelate transaminase: MTLSARAKVSAALPVFPWDTLADATATARAHPDGIVDLSVGTPVDAVADVIREALAAASASPGYPTTAGTPALRASAVAALQRRYGITGVPEQAVLPVIGTKEVIAWLPTLLGLGAADTVVVPELAYPTYDVGARLAGAQVLRADSLTQIGPQTPALIYLNSPSNPTGKVLGVDHLRKVVGWARERGVIIASDECYLGLSWDAQPLSVLHPDVCDGDHTGLLAVHSLSKTSSLAGYRAGFVAGDPALVAELLAVRKHAGMIVPTPVQSAMVAALDDDEHERVQRDRYATRRDALLAAVRGAGFTVEHSEAGLYLWATRGESGRATVAWLAERGILVAPGEFYGPAGEQFVRIALTATDERIAAAVSRLA, from the coding sequence GTGACCCTGTCCGCTAGAGCGAAAGTCTCGGCTGCGCTGCCGGTGTTCCCGTGGGACACGCTGGCCGACGCAACCGCGACCGCACGTGCCCATCCGGACGGCATCGTCGATCTGTCCGTCGGCACGCCCGTTGACGCGGTGGCCGATGTCATCAGGGAGGCGCTGGCCGCTGCCAGTGCCTCACCCGGTTACCCGACGACGGCCGGCACGCCGGCCCTGCGCGCGTCGGCGGTGGCTGCCCTGCAGCGTCGCTACGGCATCACCGGCGTGCCGGAGCAGGCAGTACTGCCTGTCATCGGCACCAAAGAGGTGATCGCCTGGCTGCCGACCCTGCTCGGGTTGGGGGCCGCCGACACCGTCGTGGTGCCCGAGCTGGCCTATCCGACGTACGACGTCGGCGCGCGGCTGGCCGGTGCCCAGGTGCTGCGGGCTGATTCGCTGACTCAGATCGGGCCGCAGACGCCCGCCCTGATCTACCTCAACTCGCCCAGTAACCCGACCGGCAAGGTGCTGGGGGTCGACCACCTGCGCAAGGTCGTCGGCTGGGCCCGTGAGCGCGGTGTCATCATCGCGTCAGACGAGTGCTACCTCGGTCTGTCGTGGGACGCCCAGCCGCTGTCGGTCCTGCATCCCGACGTCTGCGACGGTGACCACACCGGTCTGCTCGCCGTGCACTCACTGTCCAAGACGTCGTCCCTGGCGGGCTACCGGGCCGGTTTCGTCGCCGGTGACCCGGCGCTGGTCGCCGAACTCCTCGCGGTCCGCAAGCACGCCGGCATGATCGTCCCGACACCCGTGCAGTCCGCGATGGTCGCCGCCCTCGACGACGACGAACACGAACGCGTCCAGCGGGACCGCTACGCCACGCGTCGCGACGCACTGCTGGCCGCGGTCCGCGGTGCCGGCTTCACCGTCGAACACTCCGAAGCCGGCCTGTACCTGTGGGCCACCCGTGGTGAGTCCGGGCGCGCGACCGTCGCCTGGCTGGCCGAGCGCGGCATCCTCGTCGCCCCCGGCGAGTTCTACGGCCCGGCCGGTGAGCAGTTCGTGCGCATCGCACTGACCGCGACCGACGAGCGCATCGCCGCCGCGGTTTCCCGGCTGGCCTAG